One genomic window of Mogibacterium diversum includes the following:
- a CDS encoding V-type ATP synthase subunit F, with protein MSKIGIIGDADSVLGFKVFGLDAFACRNKEEAADKLHSIVKDDYGIIYITEKYYKEIGNEIAKYETLRIPAIVPIPGSDGGYGAGLNNVKRAVEKAVGADILFGDK; from the coding sequence ATGAGTAAGATTGGTATTATTGGTGATGCCGATAGTGTGCTAGGCTTCAAGGTCTTTGGGCTAGATGCATTCGCGTGCAGAAACAAGGAAGAAGCCGCAGATAAATTGCATAGTATCGTAAAGGATGATTATGGAATCATCTATATCACTGAAAAGTATTACAAAGAAATAGGTAATGAAATCGCAAAATATGAAACCCTTCGTATTCCAGCAATAGTTCCAATTCCTGGAAGCGATGGGGGCTATGGCGCAGGCCTTAACAACGTCAAGAGGGCTGTTGAGAAGGCTGTTGGTGCTGACATACTATTTGGCGATAAATAA
- a CDS encoding V-type ATP synthase subunit C, producing MGTDFVYASSYVRSQEGKLLSSEQLRSMTESKNIDDICKVLQDAGYGSEGNALTAANYQEVLKEAEASFFAEVKELSKDSKALNIFCYPADYHNLKVLLKAESLGVDRDELLMESGTISASEMAKSVKERSTMNLTENMASALAEAVDVHARTNDPQMIDFVCDKYCFADIIEAAEASKNSFVKGYVSLWIDTVNLKTFARVKKMGQPWNYFENVFIPGGTVDLQVFLGSYEDDFKQATEKFQAYNIAKAVSEGGEQIDNSGDFTLLEKICDNLLVEYSREAKTVTFGLEPLVSYLVARQNEVKAIRIVLAGKLAKMSPELIRERLRETYE from the coding sequence TTGGGAACTGATTTCGTATATGCGAGCTCATATGTGAGAAGCCAAGAAGGCAAGTTGCTCTCAAGTGAGCAGTTACGCAGTATGACAGAGTCTAAAAATATCGACGATATATGCAAAGTTCTGCAAGATGCTGGTTATGGTTCTGAAGGCAACGCTTTAACTGCGGCAAATTATCAAGAAGTGCTTAAGGAAGCCGAAGCTTCGTTCTTCGCTGAGGTGAAAGAACTTAGCAAGGACAGTAAGGCACTCAATATATTCTGCTATCCTGCTGACTACCATAATTTAAAGGTACTACTTAAAGCAGAGTCACTAGGTGTTGATAGAGACGAGCTGCTTATGGAAAGTGGAACTATCAGTGCAAGCGAGATGGCTAAGAGCGTCAAGGAGCGTTCTACTATGAACCTCACAGAGAATATGGCAAGTGCACTCGCTGAAGCGGTGGATGTTCATGCTCGTACTAATGATCCGCAGATGATTGATTTTGTCTGTGACAAGTACTGCTTTGCAGATATTATCGAAGCAGCAGAAGCATCAAAGAACAGCTTTGTTAAAGGCTATGTATCGCTTTGGATTGACACTGTTAACCTCAAAACATTTGCGAGAGTTAAAAAGATGGGACAGCCATGGAATTACTTTGAAAATGTATTTATTCCGGGCGGAACTGTAGATTTACAGGTGTTCCTAGGTAGTTATGAGGATGACTTCAAGCAGGCCACAGAAAAATTCCAGGCTTACAACATCGCAAAAGCAGTGAGCGAAGGAGGAGAACAGATTGACAATAGCGGTGATTTTACACTGCTTGAGAAGATTTGCGATAACCTTCTCGTGGAATACAGCAGAGAAGCTAAAACCGTGACATTTGGTCTTGAACCATTGGTTTCATATCTAGTGGCTAGGCAGAATGAGGTGAAGGCTATCCGCATCGTGCTTGCTGGTAAGCTTGCTAAGATGAGCCCAGAATTAATTAGAGAAAGACTGAGGGAGACTTATGAGTAA
- a CDS encoding V-type ATP synthase subunit E produces the protein MSIESITERILREAQAYSDSQRSEAEAVKAEILKEAQVEADELLRGYEEKAKNDAEVLVSRRQSVADLDARKMKLAAKQAVIDECYKEAVDMILNLETGEYVKFICRQLGAYQQEGGEVLLNKTDRDRIGADLVNLFKGTALTLSDETVDIEGGCILRRGNISYNASLEKLLSNAREELTAEVAGILFK, from the coding sequence ATGAGTATAGAGTCTATAACTGAGCGAATCCTAAGGGAGGCTCAGGCTTATTCCGACAGTCAGAGAAGCGAGGCAGAAGCAGTCAAAGCCGAAATACTCAAAGAGGCACAGGTAGAGGCAGATGAGCTCCTACGAGGCTACGAGGAAAAGGCTAAGAATGATGCCGAAGTCCTAGTTAGCAGAAGACAGTCGGTTGCGGACCTCGATGCGCGCAAGATGAAACTCGCTGCTAAGCAGGCTGTTATTGATGAGTGCTACAAAGAAGCAGTTGATATGATTCTTAACCTAGAAACCGGAGAGTATGTTAAGTTTATCTGTAGACAGCTCGGTGCATATCAGCAAGAAGGTGGAGAGGTTCTGCTTAATAAAACAGATAGAGACAGAATAGGTGCTGATCTTGTAAATCTATTCAAAGGTACAGCGCTTACACTAAGTGATGAAACCGTTGATATTGAAGGTGGATGTATACTTAGAAGAGGTAATATCTCATACAATGCTTCGTTAGAGAAGCTATTATCAAATGCAAGAGAAGAGTTGACCGCAGAGGTTGCTGGAATTCTGTTCAAGTAA
- a CDS encoding V-type ATP synthase subunit K, which yields MSLGLTLAVLGAAIATIAGVGSAIGVGIAGEAADGVMSGDKVSFGSTLVLQALPGTQGIYGMVIAILILTKIGILGGNLVNVSTTQGLAFLFAGVPIGVVGIVSGYTQGRAAAAGMQLISKKDGALGNAIIYAVMVETYAILAFIISFLMYNGVQIG from the coding sequence ATGAGTTTAGGTCTAACATTAGCTGTACTAGGTGCAGCAATTGCGACAATCGCAGGCGTAGGTAGTGCTATTGGTGTTGGTATTGCCGGTGAGGCAGCTGACGGTGTAATGTCTGGTGACAAGGTGAGCTTCGGTTCAACTCTTGTACTTCAGGCTCTTCCTGGAACACAGGGTATTTACGGAATGGTTATCGCTATCCTGATTCTTACTAAGATTGGAATTCTAGGTGGCAACCTTGTAAATGTTTCTACAACACAGGGACTTGCATTCCTGTTTGCTGGAGTTCCAATCGGAGTTGTAGGTATCGTTTCTGGATATACACAGGGTAGAGCAGCAGCTGCTGGTATGCAGCTCATCTCCAAGAAGGACGGAGCTCTAGGTAACGCTATCATCTATGCTGTAATGGTAGAAACATACGCTATCCTAGCATTCATCATCTCGTTCCTTATGTACAACGGCGTTCAGATTGGTTAA
- a CDS encoding V-type ATP synthase subunit I: MATIKMKKLSVIGMNDEKQALIKELMDLGIVEVANPEGKLQSEEWTNLVVKDGDEATLAEFDKKISYADSALSLLDRYDGSKKPMFPARRVVTEAEYCEILGKEKEFEEEVHRLNEYGSAIADAYSKANSAEVLKLSLEPWRAYKLPIELTETECLSIRIGLMPLSTDVQEVENELEAAGLPSVVQCVNKDKEQMYVSVWYFRDDEDAALEIIKRYGFTLAPIAELEGTAEENISRAEQAIADANSERESLELKVKEMEKSRADVECYHDIMVIGRDKAFVRSRLLTTEETFTFDGWTPKFASSKVEKLLEKYTCWYELTEPDEDDDVPVRLQNKKFFAPIEFITEMYSLPNWKEIDPTSIFAIFYIIFFGIMFGDVGYGIILCVMSVYALKKNKLYEGGPYKLLKVLFYSGISSIFWGVMFGSFFGDLIPVVAKTFFGKTIVINPLWLDPAKSPMIFLVFSCGLGVIHLFVGMGIKAYGEIRDGKFLDACKDVFAWYLIVAGIILMLFGARVSSGAPGIGKIMAIVGLVAAIVLPFITNKGITKGLGIWDIYSGLTGNLSDILSYSRLLGLGLASTSIAQVFNFLASMGGKSVVGVVMFLVIGILGHTLNFGINALGAFVHSCRLQYVEFFGRFYEGEGKAFEPLSRDTKYINVIKEAK; encoded by the coding sequence ATGGCAACGATTAAAATGAAAAAGTTGTCCGTCATAGGTATGAACGATGAGAAGCAAGCGCTGATTAAAGAGCTCATGGATCTCGGGATAGTCGAAGTCGCAAATCCTGAAGGCAAGCTTCAAAGTGAAGAGTGGACGAACCTTGTTGTGAAGGATGGCGATGAAGCTACTTTGGCTGAATTCGACAAGAAGATCTCATATGCTGACTCAGCACTATCTTTATTAGATAGATATGACGGCAGCAAGAAGCCGATGTTTCCAGCCCGCAGGGTTGTTACGGAAGCTGAGTATTGTGAGATTTTAGGAAAAGAGAAGGAGTTTGAGGAGGAAGTACATCGCTTAAATGAGTACGGCAGTGCTATTGCCGATGCTTACAGTAAAGCAAACTCGGCAGAGGTACTCAAGCTGTCGCTTGAACCTTGGAGAGCATATAAACTTCCTATTGAGCTCACAGAGACAGAGTGTTTAAGTATTCGCATTGGACTGATGCCACTAAGTACGGATGTTCAGGAAGTCGAGAACGAACTGGAAGCTGCAGGTCTACCTTCAGTAGTACAGTGTGTAAACAAGGACAAGGAACAGATGTATGTCAGCGTGTGGTATTTTAGGGATGACGAAGATGCTGCACTCGAAATAATCAAACGCTATGGCTTTACCCTTGCTCCAATTGCAGAGCTTGAAGGAACGGCAGAGGAGAATATCTCTAGAGCTGAGCAGGCGATCGCCGATGCTAATAGTGAGAGAGAGAGTCTCGAACTCAAGGTCAAAGAGATGGAGAAATCCAGAGCTGATGTTGAGTGTTACCACGACATCATGGTAATTGGTCGCGATAAAGCATTCGTTCGTAGTAGACTTCTCACAACTGAGGAGACGTTCACCTTTGATGGATGGACACCAAAATTCGCTTCTAGCAAGGTTGAGAAACTGCTAGAAAAATACACATGTTGGTACGAACTGACAGAACCCGATGAAGATGACGATGTACCGGTGCGTCTACAGAACAAAAAGTTCTTTGCACCAATCGAATTTATCACGGAGATGTATTCGTTACCTAATTGGAAAGAGATTGATCCGACATCGATTTTCGCGATTTTCTATATCATATTCTTCGGAATTATGTTCGGAGATGTGGGATATGGAATCATATTATGCGTAATGTCGGTATATGCACTTAAGAAGAACAAACTGTATGAGGGAGGACCATATAAGCTCCTGAAAGTATTATTCTACAGCGGAATCTCCAGTATATTCTGGGGCGTTATGTTTGGAAGTTTCTTCGGAGACCTCATCCCTGTAGTTGCAAAGACGTTCTTCGGTAAGACAATTGTCATCAATCCGTTATGGCTGGATCCAGCTAAATCACCGATGATATTCCTCGTGTTCTCATGCGGTCTCGGCGTTATACACCTGTTCGTCGGAATGGGGATCAAAGCGTACGGAGAGATAAGGGATGGAAAGTTCCTCGATGCATGTAAGGATGTATTTGCATGGTATCTAATCGTTGCAGGAATCATACTGATGTTGTTTGGAGCTAGAGTTTCTTCTGGAGCTCCTGGCATTGGTAAGATTATGGCAATAGTAGGTCTGGTTGCAGCTATAGTCCTTCCGTTCATAACCAATAAAGGAATTACGAAGGGACTCGGCATCTGGGACATCTATAGTGGATTGACAGGAAATCTGTCCGATATACTCTCGTATTCGAGACTTCTCGGACTTGGTCTAGCTTCTACATCAATAGCTCAGGTATTTAACTTCCTGGCTTCGATGGGAGGCAAAAGTGTAGTCGGAGTGGTTATGTTCCTGGTAATAGGAATTCTAGGACACACACTAAACTTCGGAATCAATGCCCTGGGAGCATTTGTTCACTCCTGCAGACTTCAGTACGTAGAGTTCTTCGGTAGATTCTATGAAGGTGAAGGTAAAGCATTTGAACCGTTAAGCAGAGATACGAAGTATATTAATGTAATTAAGGAGGCAAAATAA
- a CDS encoding DUF4044 domain-containing protein translates to MNKKHNKAGNTVDEHNLKQVFKADRPRKNRKERMARIMAILMIILMIGFSFITAGIFLLD, encoded by the coding sequence ATGAACAAGAAGCATAATAAAGCTGGAAATACAGTGGATGAGCATAATTTAAAACAGGTATTTAAGGCAGATAGACCGCGCAAAAACCGCAAGGAGCGAATGGCGAGGATTATGGCTATATTGATGATTATACTTATGATAGGGTTTTCATTCATAACTGCGGGCATATTTCTTTTAGATTAG
- a CDS encoding LysR family transcriptional regulator has translation MEVEKVKALLRAIDLGNMSSAATELGYTPSGISRMMASLEEETGVRLVNRNRNGISPTEACNQLLPSFISLVNSANHLEQNIAEISGVITGEVRVATAYSTYYKFLTDLIKEFCIEYPGIAVDVTAGRSSALMAELERDKLDFCLISYREGTCEWIHLIDDPFYIWVPKDHPAVADGVYDIRRIYDDSYIDLYPGRESDGSLMFKSYDINPPIRYKTSDAFAAYSMVEAGLGVTTVNGVSINQWHGNVTALPISPSYNVPIGIAVPETGRISPAAKRFRDFALVFFEEHKQRVMEIINDNDKK, from the coding sequence ATGGAAGTTGAGAAAGTCAAGGCACTGCTTCGTGCAATCGATCTGGGGAACATGTCTTCAGCAGCGACGGAGCTCGGGTATACTCCTTCAGGCATTAGCCGCATGATGGCATCATTAGAGGAAGAGACAGGGGTGCGTCTTGTAAATAGAAATAGGAATGGTATTTCGCCTACAGAGGCGTGCAATCAGCTTCTGCCTAGCTTCATATCTCTAGTTAATTCTGCCAATCACTTAGAACAAAATATCGCAGAAATTAGTGGAGTGATAACAGGCGAAGTTCGCGTGGCTACAGCTTACTCTACATACTACAAGTTCCTAACGGATCTGATCAAGGAGTTTTGCATAGAGTATCCGGGTATCGCAGTTGACGTCACTGCAGGAAGGAGTTCAGCCCTCATGGCAGAGCTTGAACGCGATAAATTGGATTTTTGTCTCATAAGCTACCGTGAGGGTACCTGTGAATGGATACATCTCATAGATGACCCATTTTACATATGGGTACCAAAGGACCATCCAGCAGTAGCTGATGGTGTTTATGATATACGTAGGATATATGATGATAGTTACATCGATTTATATCCTGGTCGAGAGAGTGACGGTTCTTTGATGTTCAAGTCATATGATATCAATCCCCCTATTAGGTATAAAACCTCAGATGCTTTCGCAGCATATTCAATGGTTGAAGCAGGATTGGGGGTGACTACTGTAAATGGAGTTTCAATAAATCAATGGCACGGAAATGTCACGGCGCTACCGATCTCACCGAGCTATAATGTTCCGATAGGGATTGCAGTTCCTGAAACTGGGAGAATATCACCGGCGGCTAAAAGATTTAGAGATTTTGCGCTTGTTTTTTTTGAAGAACATAAACAGCGTGTGATGGAAATTATTAATGATAATGATAAAAAATAG
- a CDS encoding DMT family transporter: MNTKRRNRAMILLFTVISLRATSLLFATTGLSYMGPLTLNGYRFPLAAIILLFLFRKDIKKVDKQLVIHGSIIGFFFLLTMTTELIGLKMTNSSTTSFLENTAIIFVPLADALLVRRVPRASAIISALVALAGVGFLTLKDGHIGLTFGEFMCILSALAYTCAVVATDRFSKRDDPFMLGIVQVAFIGASSYILAMVVEGPSFPTAPKAWGVIMFLAIVCTCFGFTLQPVAQSKLSASISGLFCAFNPLVTAILGYTFLNERLGATGMIGGILILTSIVIPALAPLIKKPQLAR; encoded by the coding sequence GTGAATACGAAGAGAAGAAATCGCGCTATGATATTGCTGTTTACAGTAATTTCACTGCGTGCAACCTCGCTCCTATTCGCAACAACGGGTTTATCATATATGGGGCCGCTCACATTGAACGGCTACCGCTTCCCACTTGCTGCTATTATCTTACTCTTTCTGTTCCGCAAGGATATCAAGAAAGTTGACAAGCAGCTTGTCATCCACGGTTCAATCATTGGTTTTTTCTTCCTGCTGACGATGACCACTGAATTGATTGGGCTCAAGATGACAAATTCTTCGACTACGTCATTCCTAGAGAACACAGCGATTATTTTCGTTCCGCTAGCGGATGCATTGTTGGTTAGAAGAGTCCCTAGAGCTTCCGCAATTATCAGCGCTCTAGTCGCACTAGCTGGTGTTGGATTCTTGACACTTAAGGATGGTCATATAGGACTCACCTTCGGAGAATTCATGTGCATACTCAGCGCACTAGCATACACATGCGCTGTAGTGGCTACCGACAGATTTTCAAAGCGCGATGATCCTTTTATGCTCGGAATAGTCCAGGTTGCATTTATAGGAGCTTCGTCATATATACTAGCTATGGTTGTCGAAGGACCAAGTTTTCCTACCGCACCTAAGGCATGGGGCGTGATAATGTTCCTAGCAATAGTATGCACCTGCTTTGGCTTCACGCTTCAGCCAGTTGCACAGAGCAAATTATCTGCATCTATCTCAGGATTATTTTGTGCATTTAATCCGCTCGTCACTGCGATACTCGGATACACATTCCTGAACGAAAGGCTAGGAGCTACTGGCATGATTGGTGGAATTCTCATACTCACCAGCATCGTCATCCCAGCATTGGCACCTTTAATAAAAAAGCCACAGCTAGCTAGATAA
- the rlmH gene encoding 23S rRNA (pseudouridine(1915)-N(3))-methyltransferase RlmH, whose protein sequence is MKIRIICIGKLKEKYWTSAAAEYSKRISGYANIEIVELKESKLPANPSASDENAVLIREGQNILGKIKESDHVIAMEVEGEHIDSVELAKKIQYAFDTKSSTIDFVIGGSLGLSDEVKKRADYGLSFSKLTFPHQMARIMLLEQIYRAFKINSGETYHK, encoded by the coding sequence ATGAAGATTAGAATAATTTGTATAGGAAAGCTAAAAGAGAAATACTGGACTTCTGCTGCAGCTGAATACAGCAAGCGAATATCAGGATATGCAAATATCGAGATTGTAGAACTCAAGGAGAGTAAGCTGCCTGCAAACCCGTCTGCATCTGATGAGAATGCAGTGCTTATCCGCGAAGGACAGAACATCCTAGGCAAGATAAAGGAAAGCGACCATGTGATCGCTATGGAAGTGGAAGGTGAACATATTGATTCAGTAGAGTTAGCTAAGAAAATTCAGTATGCGTTCGATACAAAGTCTTCTACCATAGACTTTGTTATCGGCGGTAGTCTTGGACTCTCAGATGAAGTGAAAAAAAGAGCGGACTACGGATTATCGTTTTCAAAGCTGACATTCCCGCACCAGATGGCGAGGATTATGCTTCTCGAGCAGATATACAGAGCTTTTAAGATTAACAGTGGAGAGACATACCATAAGTGA
- a CDS encoding MBL fold metallo-hydrolase — MGKLKIASIGSSSSGNAYIVSDGNTRLLLDVGLTAKRIKEGLAECRLGVEDIQGIFVTHEHTDHVKSIRAIAKACTNAKVYTSRGTIYNCDKFEYVKPEQLECMAAQDVVRIGDICVKAFSLSHDASEPIGFSFTEDGEQLSVATDTGIVTDEIAEELASADTLVFEANHEESILQMGDYPYSLKRRILGEHGHLSNVTSGIALARGLLARKEAGLPSPTQRIMLAHLSTHNNTPDTALLTVKNILDENDLCQGNDFTLKVAAKDKLTML, encoded by the coding sequence ATGGGTAAATTAAAGATAGCATCTATCGGAAGCAGTAGCTCCGGTAATGCGTATATCGTTTCGGATGGAAATACGAGATTGCTGCTAGATGTTGGTCTCACAGCAAAGCGAATCAAGGAGGGACTTGCTGAGTGCAGACTCGGTGTGGAGGATATTCAAGGGATATTTGTCACGCATGAACATACCGATCACGTCAAAAGCATCAGGGCAATCGCAAAGGCTTGTACGAATGCGAAAGTGTATACATCTCGAGGAACGATATATAACTGTGATAAGTTTGAATATGTAAAGCCAGAGCAGCTAGAGTGTATGGCAGCACAGGATGTGGTCAGAATTGGGGATATATGTGTAAAGGCGTTTTCCCTTTCTCACGATGCAAGTGAGCCGATAGGGTTTAGCTTTACTGAGGACGGAGAACAGCTATCTGTTGCAACTGATACAGGGATAGTTACGGATGAGATTGCTGAAGAACTTGCTAGTGCAGACACTCTCGTGTTCGAAGCGAATCATGAGGAGAGCATACTTCAGATGGGGGATTACCCATATTCGCTAAAGCGCCGTATCCTAGGGGAACACGGTCACCTTTCCAATGTGACAAGTGGGATTGCTCTTGCGAGGGGACTGCTTGCGAGAAAAGAAGCTGGTCTTCCAAGCCCCACGCAGCGAATAATGCTCGCACACTTGAGCACTCACAACAATACACCGGATACTGCGTTGCTGACTGTTAAGAATATCTTGGATGAGAATGATCTGTGTCAAGGGAATGATTTTACACTAAAGGTGGCAGCAAAGGACAAGTTAACGATGCTATAA